In one window of Poriferisphaera corsica DNA:
- the ileS gene encoding isoleucine--tRNA ligase, with protein MSDQAEKRNYKKTLNLPKTAFSMKANLVQNEPASQKRWDKLNVYGLLREKGKEGGYAKGGFVFHDGPPYANGNIHMGHMLNKVLKDLVVRSRGMMGYDTPYTPGWDCHGLPIEHKVMQDLGEKAKEMEPIQIRRKCKTYAEKFVKLQKGQMQRLLTMADYDDPYLTMLPRYERGVLNVFAGLVEKGLVYRALKPVHWSVENQTALADAELEYYDREDTSVYVNFEIEGKENEYLMIWTTTPWTLPANMGVAVHERYEYGKFKLPNSGTAIVALELAKKVLAAGGVEDAEPIETFKGSELVGLKYKQPLTGKVCPVVHAEYVTLEDGTGMVHTAPGHGVEDYQTGLREGIEIYCPVRPDGTYDETAPEWLVGMHIWEANDKVVEFLREAGSLFHDHKFMHSYPHDWRGKSPVIFRATEQWFVGVDKAYDGCGEGLRHAAEVVTSDGGDVRFLPEWGRNRMRGMLESRPDWCISRQRSWGLPIPAFYNEAGEPLMTTASAKAVAECFGKHGSDSWFVAESNQILESYDVANDAEAPEWAKAEGALAGLRKGKDTFDVWFESGSSWNAVVREGWEAKQSKHADENVKETTDLYLEGSDQHRGWFQHSLLPSVAIHGVSPFKTVLTHGFMVDKNGHKMSKSLGNTLDVQDLMKEYGADVCRWWICSLNTDNDIKVDQSYFKVAGEEYRKVRNTIRFLLSNLSDFDPKTDAHKFSHDDARSIDAWAMKAYVDMAKGVVDKYENYQYRSLSRDLFNFCNDTMSSVYLVAVKDRLYCDKTNSARRRRSQSAIYRIVSGLIRLLAPIMPHTADEAWRALLKVDQKSNECVHVKEFPTMKGCSLIAELASNEWTGVMDTRDEMLKTIEDYRQEVGIDNPLDLGLVWNKIKDVDLNAFDAVDLADLIGVSRFATGEAIAVQDLREESRCERSWKRDGTVKERGDGGMLSDRDAEAIC; from the coding sequence ATGAGTGACCAGGCAGAAAAGCGTAATTACAAGAAGACATTGAACTTGCCGAAGACGGCGTTTTCGATGAAGGCGAATCTGGTGCAGAACGAACCGGCATCACAGAAGCGATGGGACAAGCTTAATGTGTACGGGCTGTTGCGTGAGAAAGGGAAAGAGGGCGGATATGCGAAGGGCGGATTTGTGTTCCATGACGGGCCTCCGTATGCGAATGGGAATATTCACATGGGGCACATGCTGAATAAGGTGCTGAAGGATTTAGTGGTGAGAAGTCGTGGGATGATGGGATATGACACACCGTATACACCGGGCTGGGATTGCCATGGGTTGCCGATTGAGCACAAGGTGATGCAGGATTTGGGCGAGAAGGCGAAAGAGATGGAGCCGATCCAGATCAGGCGGAAGTGTAAGACGTATGCTGAGAAGTTTGTGAAGCTGCAGAAAGGGCAGATGCAGCGGCTATTGACGATGGCGGATTATGATGATCCGTATTTGACGATGTTGCCGCGATATGAGCGAGGGGTGCTAAACGTATTCGCGGGGTTAGTGGAAAAGGGGTTGGTTTACAGAGCGCTTAAGCCGGTGCACTGGTCGGTTGAGAATCAGACGGCGTTGGCGGATGCGGAGCTTGAGTATTACGACCGTGAAGACACGTCGGTTTATGTGAATTTTGAGATCGAAGGGAAAGAGAACGAGTACCTGATGATCTGGACGACCACGCCGTGGACGCTGCCTGCGAATATGGGCGTGGCTGTACATGAGCGTTATGAGTATGGGAAATTTAAGCTGCCAAATAGTGGTACGGCTATTGTGGCATTAGAACTGGCGAAGAAAGTACTGGCGGCGGGCGGTGTTGAAGATGCTGAGCCGATTGAGACGTTCAAAGGTTCGGAGCTGGTTGGGCTGAAGTACAAGCAGCCTTTGACTGGAAAGGTTTGCCCGGTTGTCCATGCAGAATACGTGACACTGGAAGATGGTACGGGGATGGTTCACACGGCACCGGGCCATGGTGTTGAGGACTATCAAACGGGTTTGCGTGAAGGAATCGAGATCTATTGCCCGGTTAGACCTGACGGCACGTATGACGAGACGGCGCCGGAGTGGTTAGTGGGCATGCACATCTGGGAAGCGAACGATAAGGTTGTCGAATTTTTGCGTGAAGCGGGAAGCTTGTTCCATGATCATAAGTTCATGCATAGCTATCCGCATGACTGGCGAGGGAAATCGCCGGTGATTTTCAGGGCAACGGAACAGTGGTTTGTCGGCGTAGATAAGGCGTATGATGGTTGTGGGGAAGGCTTGCGTCATGCGGCTGAGGTCGTCACCAGTGACGGCGGGGATGTACGATTCTTGCCTGAGTGGGGTCGCAATCGTATGCGTGGGATGCTTGAGTCGCGGCCAGACTGGTGTATTAGTCGCCAGCGTTCATGGGGTTTGCCGATCCCAGCGTTTTATAATGAAGCGGGCGAGCCGCTGATGACGACGGCGAGTGCGAAAGCTGTGGCGGAATGCTTCGGTAAGCATGGGTCAGATTCGTGGTTTGTTGCTGAATCTAATCAGATATTAGAAAGCTATGATGTTGCCAACGATGCGGAAGCTCCGGAATGGGCGAAAGCTGAGGGGGCGTTAGCCGGTCTACGCAAGGGCAAGGATACGTTTGATGTTTGGTTTGAGTCAGGTTCAAGCTGGAATGCGGTTGTGCGTGAAGGCTGGGAAGCAAAGCAATCCAAGCATGCTGATGAGAACGTGAAAGAAACCACGGATCTTTATCTTGAAGGTTCTGACCAGCATCGTGGTTGGTTCCAGCATTCGCTGCTGCCGAGCGTGGCAATTCATGGCGTGAGCCCGTTTAAGACGGTGCTAACGCATGGATTTATGGTCGACAAAAACGGCCACAAGATGAGTAAATCATTGGGTAATACACTTGATGTACAGGATTTGATGAAAGAGTATGGCGCGGATGTTTGCCGATGGTGGATCTGTTCACTAAATACGGATAACGATATTAAGGTTGATCAATCGTATTTTAAAGTGGCGGGTGAAGAGTATCGTAAGGTACGTAACACGATCCGTTTCTTGCTGTCGAACTTGAGTGACTTTGATCCAAAAACTGATGCTCATAAATTTAGTCATGATGATGCACGGAGTATTGATGCGTGGGCGATGAAGGCTTACGTTGATATGGCAAAAGGAGTTGTTGATAAATATGAGAATTATCAGTACCGATCACTAAGCCGCGATCTGTTCAACTTCTGCAATGATACGATGTCGAGCGTTTATCTTGTTGCGGTAAAAGATCGTTTATATTGCGATAAGACGAACAGTGCGAGACGCCGCAGAAGTCAATCGGCTATCTATCGGATTGTTAGTGGCTTGATACGCTTATTGGCGCCGATCATGCCACACACTGCTGATGAAGCGTGGCGAGCATTACTGAAGGTTGACCAGAAAAGTAACGAATGCGTGCACGTCAAAGAGTTCCCGACGATGAAAGGCTGCAGCCTGATTGCAGAACTTGCAAGCAATGAGTGGACGGGTGTTATGGATACTCGAGATGAGATGCTCAAAACCATTGAGGACTACCGCCAAGAAGTAGGGATCGATAACCCATTAGATCTTGGCTTGGTATGGAATAAGATCAAGGATGTGGATCTCAATGCATTTGATGCTGTAGATCTTGCAGATCTGATTGGTGTGAGCCGTTTTGCTACTGGCGAAGCGATTGCTGTCCAAGATCTGCGTGAGGAATCAAGATGCGAGCGTAGTTGGAAACGTGATGGCACCGTGAAGGAACGCGGCGATGGCGGCATGCTTAGCGACCGTGATGCTGAAGCAATATGCTGA
- a CDS encoding autotransporter outer membrane beta-barrel domain-containing protein → MKSSSYSTAILLAAFCSMAIPSSLNAGLVNTSGSNWEYQIGGPDPDFQSFTGAVTVNVPTSVVDPDLVSPHNINLAAGTYWMTSGDDMNISIEGKVQTFNTSGQLHSISATGTANLTIDLAANSNYQVYSLDYGTRGISIDSGNLDLGTVAGTLSVTGQVDPGGDSNVYAIKAGSGAITSTRIAETGIISAAGTGQHIYGIHTGGTITIGTTGTGGDGDMAGDFLINTKRSGESDSDYQSRIVNTSNVHGIYANGAVDIKGALSGNIEVHAGKSSTDESNASAITSAAGNISIGSIAETGEINVTGTGDGVSGIHASAGNVTISGPLAGDIDVQSNGNQIFGIFGQQGVTLDSIADTSLISVTGAGNVINGISAGSANGLTITNQLAGDITVVSTTDGATGLYSSGSVTIGSIAETSQITATGAGSDVNGIQGNTIDILGDFAGDITLNSTASSFRQYAMTAINDININAFTDTASITITGNSALGMGLRSQAGNVNITNQLAGDITVNGSTSLYGINAGSGVSIGALSGDISATGTSDVTGIHAGQLVDIGTVTSGGQINVTTTNDQAYGIRSISNSIDIDYLSGNITIDAGNNANVSNAYGLYADNDITIGDFDDTSNIEINATGSNVAGFYTANGDFTSSNTFVGDVTINAGQNAGASYAYGIRAADNVSINFVSADSHINIAATGSNVAGIYAGSDLEITSTFGGRITATGGKNTSDQSFVSGLYATDNVLINSIAEESHIHVGGSGTFVRGIVASSGDLDITGNLAGDITVFSTGHNSFGYSSAMGIQAEGFGAQSIRIGNITSTSNINVTGSGRNVYGITTQGSGGITINTIAGSIYAQGASEVYGIEAHNGPITIGNITGIISAIATDPSGVAAAISSESYAGGTWSPSNRDDSITLSTGANIIGDIRLSDQTTADVLTLRGTGTYNHNLYGIETLNINQNSDTTSTQTETWQLNFANDYDNTDQRNVFDTINVNHGTLGFNRNIKTTNLNVAANGGLHYTLDAASKTTSTIETTNASFNDGANISTQLNGPLQGEAQFTLVDSVNTITFESDVTGLNLIKDTALIDYEAELSSTGNQIILTASTFADLQEYANTPAFKAAQSLQDAFDADLTGDAADVLDKFQDLSEEELAEQLNKITPQQSLSTANAATETTSSIARSLTVRTQTLNAGQAIAAADSDAYPLLFSGPTMRDEDGYEFWTSAFGSFTEQDDDGSIPGYESKAAGTLVGLDRMTGNVLLGAAFGFAHADIDSNQSRGSTDLDAFTLGAYFAWTDENFKFEGGSIYTLGLADYKRETALGRTAEADDVNSHTFTNYLGVSYDIVSNDKRLAFIPNAQIAYTYFTQEKYEESKAGALNLNVDSFDNDIVTATVGLKSIYQASDNLKLNAQINYKYDFANDAPTVTSTFQSVGSTPFSTTGIESDKNAIEFGTGFDYQINDRMKASFDYAYEHRSSLKTQNITLGLNILF, encoded by the coding sequence ATGAAATCTTCATCCTATTCCACCGCGATTCTCCTCGCCGCATTCTGTTCCATGGCGATTCCATCTTCACTTAACGCTGGCTTAGTTAACACGAGTGGTAGCAATTGGGAATATCAGATCGGCGGTCCTGACCCAGACTTCCAATCCTTCACCGGTGCTGTCACAGTTAATGTCCCGACCAGCGTTGTTGACCCCGACTTAGTCAGCCCGCATAACATCAACCTCGCGGCCGGCACGTACTGGATGACATCTGGCGATGACATGAACATCAGTATCGAAGGGAAAGTTCAAACCTTCAATACAAGTGGTCAACTTCATTCAATCTCAGCAACTGGCACTGCCAATCTAACCATCGATCTCGCTGCTAACTCAAACTACCAAGTCTACTCACTAGACTACGGCACACGCGGCATCTCTATCGATAGCGGGAACCTCGACTTGGGAACCGTCGCAGGCACGCTCAGCGTCACAGGACAAGTCGACCCCGGTGGCGATTCCAATGTCTACGCGATCAAAGCCGGATCTGGTGCCATAACCAGCACGCGTATCGCTGAAACCGGCATCATCTCCGCAGCAGGCACCGGCCAGCACATCTACGGCATCCATACCGGCGGCACAATCACCATCGGCACCACAGGCACAGGTGGCGACGGCGACATGGCAGGTGATTTCCTGATCAACACAAAACGTTCCGGCGAATCAGATTCCGACTATCAATCGCGTATCGTAAATACATCCAATGTGCACGGCATCTATGCCAATGGCGCCGTTGATATCAAAGGCGCTCTTAGCGGCAACATCGAAGTGCACGCCGGCAAAAGCTCCACAGATGAATCCAACGCATCTGCAATCACTTCCGCTGCAGGCAACATCTCCATCGGATCAATCGCAGAAACCGGTGAAATCAATGTGACAGGTACTGGCGACGGCGTCTCCGGTATCCATGCAAGTGCCGGCAACGTCACCATCTCCGGCCCCCTCGCCGGCGACATTGACGTGCAATCAAACGGTAACCAAATCTTCGGCATATTCGGCCAGCAAGGTGTCACCTTAGACTCAATCGCTGACACCAGCCTCATCTCCGTCACCGGCGCCGGAAATGTGATCAATGGTATTTCCGCCGGTTCCGCAAACGGCCTCACCATTACCAACCAACTCGCCGGTGATATCACCGTCGTATCTACCACTGATGGTGCTACAGGACTATATTCAAGTGGCAGCGTCACCATCGGATCCATCGCCGAAACCAGCCAAATCACCGCAACCGGCGCAGGTTCGGATGTCAATGGTATCCAGGGCAACACAATCGACATCCTCGGCGACTTCGCCGGCGACATCACGCTCAACAGCACCGCTTCAAGTTTCCGCCAATACGCAATGACCGCTATCAACGACATCAATATCAATGCCTTCACTGACACCGCATCAATCACAATCACCGGCAACAGCGCTCTCGGTATGGGACTCCGCAGCCAAGCCGGCAACGTCAACATCACCAACCAACTCGCAGGTGATATCACCGTCAATGGATCAACAAGCCTCTACGGCATCAACGCCGGTTCAGGTGTATCCATCGGCGCACTCTCTGGCGATATATCTGCCACCGGCACCTCAGACGTCACAGGCATCCATGCCGGCCAACTCGTCGATATCGGCACTGTCACTTCCGGCGGCCAGATCAATGTCACCACAACAAATGACCAAGCCTACGGCATACGCTCCATCTCAAACAGCATCGACATCGACTATTTGAGTGGTAATATCACCATCGATGCCGGTAATAACGCGAACGTATCCAATGCATACGGCCTCTACGCGGATAACGACATCACGATCGGCGACTTCGACGACACCAGCAACATCGAAATCAACGCTACAGGCTCCAACGTTGCCGGCTTCTATACCGCTAATGGCGATTTTACGTCTTCAAACACATTCGTCGGCGACGTCACCATCAATGCCGGTCAAAACGCTGGCGCTTCCTACGCCTACGGTATCCGCGCAGCCGACAACGTCTCAATCAATTTCGTATCTGCCGACAGCCACATCAATATCGCCGCAACCGGCAGCAATGTCGCTGGCATCTACGCCGGCTCAGACCTCGAGATCACCAGCACTTTCGGCGGCCGCATCACCGCCACGGGCGGCAAAAACACATCTGACCAATCTTTTGTCAGCGGTCTGTACGCAACTGATAATGTCCTGATTAATTCGATTGCTGAGGAGAGCCATATCCACGTCGGCGGATCCGGCACTTTCGTCCGCGGCATTGTCGCCAGTAGCGGCGATCTCGACATCACCGGCAACCTCGCCGGCGACATCACCGTCTTCAGCACAGGCCATAACAGTTTCGGCTACAGCTCTGCCATGGGCATTCAAGCCGAAGGCTTCGGCGCTCAGAGCATTCGGATTGGCAACATCACATCAACCAGCAACATTAACGTTACCGGTTCAGGCCGCAACGTCTACGGTATCACCACGCAAGGCTCCGGCGGCATCACCATCAACACCATCGCTGGCAGCATCTACGCTCAAGGCGCCAGCGAAGTCTATGGCATCGAAGCACACAACGGCCCCATCACCATCGGCAACATCACCGGCATAATCTCCGCTATCGCAACTGACCCAAGCGGCGTTGCCGCAGCGATTTCAAGCGAATCCTATGCGGGCGGAACTTGGTCGCCATCGAATCGCGACGACTCAATCACCCTATCCACCGGCGCAAACATCATCGGCGACATCCGTCTCAGCGACCAAACCACCGCCGATGTTCTCACCCTCCGCGGCACTGGTACCTACAACCACAACCTCTACGGCATCGAAACACTCAATATCAACCAAAACTCTGATACCACATCAACCCAAACAGAAACATGGCAACTCAACTTCGCCAACGATTACGACAATACCGATCAACGCAACGTCTTCGATACCATCAACGTCAACCACGGCACCCTCGGCTTCAACAGAAACATCAAAACCACAAACCTAAACGTCGCAGCCAACGGCGGACTCCACTACACACTCGATGCCGCATCAAAAACAACCTCAACAATCGAAACCACAAACGCCTCTTTCAACGACGGTGCAAATATCAGCACCCAGCTCAACGGCCCACTCCAAGGCGAAGCCCAATTCACACTCGTCGATTCAGTAAACACAATCACTTTTGAATCCGACGTCACCGGCCTCAACCTCATCAAAGACACTGCTCTTATCGATTACGAAGCCGAACTCTCCTCCACCGGCAACCAAATCATCCTCACCGCATCAACCTTCGCTGACCTTCAGGAATACGCAAACACTCCAGCATTCAAAGCCGCGCAATCACTCCAGGATGCTTTCGACGCCGACCTCACCGGCGACGCAGCCGACGTCCTCGACAAATTCCAAGACCTTTCAGAAGAGGAACTCGCAGAGCAGCTCAATAAAATCACTCCACAACAGTCACTCTCAACCGCCAACGCTGCTACCGAAACCACATCATCTATCGCTCGCTCACTCACCGTACGCACACAAACACTCAATGCCGGCCAGGCTATCGCCGCTGCTGATTCAGACGCTTACCCACTCCTCTTCTCCGGCCCAACCATGCGTGATGAAGATGGCTACGAGTTCTGGACCTCAGCCTTCGGCTCATTCACAGAGCAAGACGATGATGGCAGTATCCCCGGCTACGAATCCAAAGCTGCTGGCACACTCGTCGGCCTCGACCGCATGACAGGCAACGTCCTCCTCGGCGCAGCCTTCGGCTTCGCTCATGCCGACATCGATTCCAACCAATCTCGTGGCTCAACCGATCTCGACGCTTTCACGTTAGGTGCCTACTTCGCCTGGACCGATGAAAACTTCAAATTCGAAGGCGGTTCCATCTACACCCTCGGCCTCGCCGATTACAAACGTGAAACCGCACTCGGCCGAACCGCCGAAGCCGACGATGTGAACTCACACACTTTCACCAACTACCTCGGTGTTTCTTACGACATCGTCTCTAACGACAAACGTCTCGCCTTCATCCCCAATGCTCAAATCGCCTACACATATTTCACACAAGAAAAATATGAAGAGTCCAAAGCCGGCGCTCTGAATCTCAACGTCGATTCATTCGACAACGATATCGTCACAGCCACCGTTGGCCTGAAGAGCATCTATCAAGCTTCAGATAATCTCAAGCTCAATGCTCAGATTAATTACAAATACGATTTCGCTAACGATGCTCCAACTGTCACCTCAACCTTCCAGTCCGTTGGCTCCACACCCTTCAGCACCACCGGCATCGAATCCGATAAAAATGCCATCGAATTCGGCACCGGCTTCGACTACCAGATCAACGATCGTATGAAAGCTTCATTCGATTACGCATACGAGCACCGCAGCAGCCTCAAGACGCAAAACATTACTCTCGGCCTCAACATTCTCTTCTAA
- a CDS encoding HYExAFE family protein gives MQRRFHYELAFEHYLRENGIPHISVDEAKRSLIGNKGAGKVNIKSFDFVVYAEGGANLLIDVKGRKHAANTGRALQNWVTEDDVKGLTKWQHIFGDNFVPVFVFLYWCDVQPPDALFMEIFEFKDRWYAMTAVKLEEYMSYMRPRSAAWGTVSIPTSSFDRIQRPLQDLLTGLSETKSI, from the coding sequence ATGCAACGCCGCTTTCATTATGAGTTAGCTTTTGAGCATTACCTAAGAGAAAACGGGATTCCGCATATTTCAGTGGATGAAGCGAAACGATCTCTGATCGGGAATAAGGGTGCGGGGAAGGTTAACATTAAGAGTTTTGATTTTGTAGTTTATGCAGAAGGCGGGGCTAACTTATTAATAGATGTAAAAGGGCGAAAGCATGCGGCGAATACGGGACGGGCATTACAGAATTGGGTGACAGAGGATGATGTGAAGGGGTTAACGAAATGGCAGCATATTTTCGGAGATAACTTCGTGCCGGTGTTTGTGTTTTTATATTGGTGCGATGTGCAGCCGCCGGATGCTTTATTTATGGAGATCTTTGAGTTTAAGGATCGGTGGTATGCGATGACGGCGGTGAAGCTGGAAGAGTATATGAGCTATATGAGGCCGCGATCTGCGGCATGGGGAACGGTGAGCATACCGACGAGTTCGTTTGACCGGATACAGAGGCCGCTACAGGATTTACTGACTGGGCTCAGTGAAACCAAATCTATCTAA
- a CDS encoding SDR family oxidoreductase, with protein sequence MSENHKPLVVITGASSGIGAATAKLFSENGHPLLLLARRVDRLDALGLPNVICAQVDVTDRDAVKEAVKDAEEQFGPVDCMVNNAGVMLLGFLADQSPDEWDKMLSVNVMGVLNGVNAVLKPMVQRQGGTIINVSSVAGRKTFPNHVVYCGTKFAVHAITENLREEIAASNVRLTTIAPGAVETELLSHTTDENIKSGYEDWKTAMDGIISAEDVARSVYFAYSQPQSVCIREIVLAKTTQQP encoded by the coding sequence ATGTCTGAGAATCATAAACCACTGGTCGTCATTACGGGTGCGTCATCGGGGATCGGTGCGGCAACAGCAAAACTGTTTTCGGAGAACGGGCATCCGCTGCTTTTATTGGCGCGGCGAGTTGATCGGTTAGATGCGTTGGGTTTGCCAAACGTGATCTGTGCGCAGGTCGATGTGACAGATCGCGATGCAGTAAAGGAAGCGGTAAAAGATGCGGAGGAGCAGTTTGGACCAGTGGATTGTATGGTCAATAATGCGGGCGTGATGTTGTTAGGATTCTTGGCGGATCAATCGCCTGATGAGTGGGACAAGATGTTGAGTGTGAATGTGATGGGTGTGCTCAACGGGGTCAATGCGGTGCTTAAGCCAATGGTTCAGCGGCAAGGCGGAACGATTATCAATGTGTCGTCAGTGGCTGGTCGGAAAACGTTTCCCAATCATGTGGTGTACTGCGGAACCAAGTTTGCGGTTCACGCGATCACGGAAAACCTGCGAGAAGAAATTGCAGCTAGTAACGTTCGCTTGACCACTATTGCACCAGGTGCTGTTGAAACTGAATTACTCTCACACACCACGGACGAAAATATTAAATCAGGTTACGAGGATTGGAAAACAGCGATGGATGGCATCATCTCAGCTGAAGATGTCGCACGGTCGGTGTACTTCGCCTACAGCCAACCACAATCCGTCTGCATCCGCGAAATCGTCCTAGCCAAAACAACTCAACAACCCTAA